The sequence below is a genomic window from Fimbriimonadaceae bacterium.
CGTTGGTGCGCACGCCCACCTCGTCCGGTCCGTTTTGGCCCGGACGGTTGCGCGATCCGGGCGCGAACTTCTCGTTCCCGTCCGCGTTGTAGATCGGGTCCACGACGAGCACGAGGTGGTCGAGCAGTCCGTGCGGGTCTTGGGACACGCGCCGGAGCAGCATCTGGGCGGCTTCCTTGCCCTCGACCTCGCCCGCGTGGATGTTCGCCTGGACGTAGACCACGGCCTTGCCGGCCCGGTGCGCCTCCTCGGGCGAGGAGACCATCGGCCGGGCGGCGACCACGAGCGGCATCTTCCGCCCCTCGGTGCTCACGCCCATGTACGTGATGCGGATGGGCGCGCCCTTCTTGTCGAGCGCCTCGAGGAAAGCGATCACATCGTCGTAGTGCGACGTCTCGCGATACGCGGTCCGCTCGGCACGCGTCTGCGGCCAGGCGTCTTGGGGCGGCATCAGGGCGGTGGCGAAGAGTGCGGCTAGCATGGTCGGATTATGGTTTGTGGTTTGTGGTTTGTGGTTGGTGGTTGGTGGTTGGTGGTTGGTGGTTAGCTTGCGATGGGTCGGAGTTCCTGCAGCTTCTGCTCCACCAGACCGACGGCTTCTCCGAGCGTCTCATCGTCGAAGGCGAACTTGGCTCCGGCGGCTTCGAAGAGCTCGGGAAGGGGGCGGGTGCCTCCGAGGGCGAGCATCCTCCGGTATGCCTGGACGGCGCCCGCGGGATCGGTGAGCGAGTTGCGCCAGACTTGGAGCGCACCCAGCGAGGCCATGCCGTACTCCACGTAGTACATCGGCACCACGAAGATGTGGAGTTTCCGCTGCCACCCCATGGCTCGCTCGAGCTCGAGTCCGGTCCAGTCCACGCCGGGCATGAACCGGTTCCAGAGCTCGGTCCACTTCGCCTCGATCGCCTCCGGGTCGCAAGCTTGGGCAGGGGTCTCGTACGCCCAGTGCTGGAACGCGTCCACCACGGCCATGTACGGCCAGAACTGGATCACACCTTCGAGGTGCTTGATGCGCGCCCGCGCGGCTTCGGCCTCGGAGTAGAAGCCCGTCTCGGGGTCCGAGAGGTACCGGCCCGAGAGCAGCTCCATGGACATCGACGCGACCTCGGCGATCTCCGAGGTGTAGGCGAGTTGGTGGACGTAGGGCAGATGCGCCGTCGCGAACACGTGGAACGCGTGCCCCGCCTCGTGCAGGAGCGTCTGGACGTCGTCGTGCACGCCGGAAGCGTTCATGAAGATGAACGGTTTGCGCACGACGTCGAAGTTCGTGCAGTACCCGCCGGGCGCCTTGTTCTTTCGGCTGTCGAGATCGAGGAGCCCCTCGTCCGCCATTTGCCGGAACTGGCCGCCCAACTCGGGATCGACCTTGGCCAGCACGCCCTGGCTCCGCTCGACCAGGC
It includes:
- a CDS encoding M3 family oligoendopeptidase, with the translated sequence METTLPSTAQEFMSLEWDAIAPHYRELESAELNQANVGQWLSRWSRLAEMVRETEQRLFVATSVNTADKEAEARLNAYLDGVYQEAQKADQRLKEKLLASGLEPEGFDVPLRNMRAEAELYREVNVPLLAQEMKLSQEYDQIVGAQTVVWEGEEIPVARLNPVLEETDRTRREKAWRMMVGRKLEDRERLNELWNSFYELRGKIARNAGCDSFRTYKWRELFRFDYSPEECKQFHAAIERQVVPAASRIYARQREALGVEALRPWDLDVDPSGKAPLHPFENVERLVERSQGVLAKVDPELGGQFRQMADEGLLDLDSRKNKAPGGYCTNFDVVRKPFIFMNASGVHDDVQTLLHEAGHAFHVFATAHLPYVHQLAYTSEIAEVASMSMELLSGRYLSDPETGFYSEAEAARARIKHLEGVIQFWPYMAVVDAFQHWAYETPAQACDPEAIEAKWTELWNRFMPGVDWTGLELERAMGWQRKLHIFVVPMYYVEYGMASLGALQVWRNSLTDPAGAVQAYRRMLALGGTRPLPELFEAAGAKFAFDDETLGEAVGLVEQKLQELRPIAS